Proteins encoded within one genomic window of Nitrospinaceae bacterium:
- a CDS encoding HIT family hydrolase produces MKQIWAPWRMEYIEEDKSGECIFCTLPSAEADEKNFILYRGTHCFIIMNIFPYNTGHIMVSPYKHLSCITQLEENEFFEINRLTQKCVEILRAVKSPEGFNIGVNVGKAGGAGFDEHIHVHIVPRWNGDTNYMPVLAETKVHPEHLRATYDNLLPHFNNISL; encoded by the coding sequence ATGAAGCAAATTTGGGCCCCGTGGCGAATGGAGTACATCGAAGAAGATAAATCCGGCGAGTGCATTTTCTGCACCCTGCCCAGCGCCGAAGCAGATGAAAAAAATTTCATCCTCTACAGAGGAACTCACTGCTTCATCATCATGAACATTTTCCCTTATAACACCGGCCACATCATGGTCTCCCCTTACAAGCACCTTTCGTGCATCACCCAGCTCGAGGAAAACGAGTTTTTCGAAATCAACCGCCTGACCCAGAAATGCGTCGAAATTCTGCGAGCCGTCAAATCGCCGGAGGGGTTCAACATCGGCGTCAACGTCGGTAAAGCCGGCGGCGCCGGGTTTGATGAGCACATCCACGTTCACATCGTCCCCCGCTGGAACGGGGACACCAATTACATGCCGGTTCTAGCCGAAACCAAAGTTCACCCGGAACACCTTCGAGCCACATACGATAATCTGTTGCCGCATTTTAATAACATTTCCCTTTAG